One Helianthus annuus cultivar XRQ/B chromosome 12, HanXRQr2.0-SUNRISE, whole genome shotgun sequence genomic region harbors:
- the LOC110893667 gene encoding protein CTR9 homolog: protein MACVYIPVQNSEEEVRVALDQLPRDATDILDILKAEQAPLDLWLIIAREYFKQGKIEQFRQILEEGSSPEIDEYYADVRYERIAILNALGAYYSYLGKIETKQREKEEHFILATQYYNKASRIDMHEPSTWIGKGQLLLAKGDVDQAFAAFKIVLDGDRDNIPALLGQACVEFNRGKYSSSLEMYKRVLQVYPGCPAAVRLGIGLCRYKLGQFDRAKQAFERVLQLDPENVEALVALGIMDLQSNEAYGIRGAMEKMRRAFDIYPYCATALNYLANHFFFTGQHFLVEQLTETALAATTHGSTRAHSYYNLARSYHSKGDYEKAGLYYMASVKEINKPQEFILPFYGLGQVQLKLGDFKSSLSNFEKVLEVYPENCETLKAVAHIYLQLNQTTKAHEALKKATRIDPRDPEAFLDLGELLIATDSGAALDAFKTARNLLKKANEEVSIELLNNIGVLHFERGEFELALQTFKEALGDGIWLKLMDTEPQSDSIGDPIRNTLYQPIDSSLAARKYKDMQLFHNLEKDGISVDLPWDKITTLSNLARLFEQLHKTETASLLYRLILFKFPEYVDAYLRLAAIAKSRNNVPLSIELIHDALQVDDKNPDALCMLGDLELKNDDWLKAKDTFRAAKDASNGKDSYATLCLGNWNYFAAVRSEKRAPKLEATHLEKAKELYTKVLIEHPANMYAANGAGVVLAEKGQFDIAKELFTQVQEAASGSVFVQMPDVWINLAHVHFAQGNFSLAIKMYQNCLRKFYYNTDSQILLYLARTHYEAEQWQDCKKTLLKAIHLAPSNYTLRFDTGVALQKFSASTLQKTKRTVDEVRATVAELKNAVRVFSLLSAASNLQFHGFDEKKIETHVGYCKHLLEAAKVHCDAAELEDQQNRHRLELARQAAIREEESRLAEEQKKVKLEKRKQEDELKKVMQQEQHLERIKEHWKSSGSKRKDRGQSGDEEGGQGERRRRKGSSKKRKRDKKTETHMDDQDEYDDDNANTNYYEPENQVNNQVNNDEDDPQDLLAAAGLEDSDADDDPGAPSAGRRIRGWSESEEDEPEKRPPNSSPVRDNSVDMQLSDGD from the exons ATGGCCTGCGTTTATATTCCGGTTCAAAACTCCGAGGAGGAAGTACGAGTCGCTTTGGACCAGCTTCCTCGAGATGCGACTGATATTCTCGACATTCTCAAAGCCGAACAAGCTCCTCTCGATCTTTGGCTCATTATCGCG AGGGAGTATTTTAAACAGGGAAAGATCGAACAGTTCCGCCAAATTCTGGAAGAAGGATCCAGCCCTG AGATTGATGAGTATTATGCAGATGTTAGATATGAAAGAATCGCCATCTTAAATGCACTGGGGGCCTATTATAGCTACCTTGGGAAAATTGAGACAAAACAAAGAGAAAAGGAAGAACATTTTATATTGGCAACTCAATACTACAACAAAGCTTCTAGAATTGATATGCATGAGCCTTCTACTTGGATTGGCAAAG GACAACTTTTACTAGCAAAGGGCGACGTGGATCAGGCTTTTGCTGCATTCAAGATTGTATTAGATGGAGACCGAGATAATATTCCTGCTCTTCTTGGTCAG GCTTGTGTTGAGTTCAACCGTGGGAAATACTCGAGTTCTTTGGAGATGTACAAG AGGGTCCTGCAAGTGTATCCTGGATGTCCTGCAGCTGTACGGCTTGGCATAGGTCTCTGTCGCTACAAATTAGGCCAGTTTGATAGGGCCAAACAAGCATTTGAGCGCGTGTTGCAG TTAGATCCAGAAAATGTCGAGGCACTTGTGGCACTTGGAATTATGGATTTACAATCCAATGAAG CTTATGGTATTAGGGGGGCAATGGAAAAGATGCGAAGAGCCTTTGATATCTATCCGTACTGTGCAACGGCGCTAAATTATCTGGCAAATCATTTCTTTTTCACTGGTCAACATTTTCTAGTTGAGCAGTTGACTGAAACGGCTCTTGCTGCAACTACTCATGGCTCAACAAGGGCACATTCTTATTATAACCTCGCACGGTCATATCATAGCAAG GGTGATTATGAAAAAGCTGGACTGTACTACATGGCATCTGTAAAGGAAATCAATAAGCCACAAGAGTTCATTTTACCTTTCTACG GTCTCGGACAAGTACAACTAAAATTGGGGGATTTTAAGAGCTCTCTATCAAATTTCGAGAAAGTCTTGGAAGTTTATCCTGAGAATTGCGAGACATTGAAG GCTGTTGCTCACATTTATCTTCAGCTTAACCAGACTACCAAGGCTCATGAAGCTCTGAAAAAAGCCACCAGAATTGATCCGCGAGATCCTGAG GCCTTTCTCGACCTTGGAGAATTGTTGATTGCAACCGACTCTGGAGCTGCTTTGGATGCATTTAAAACT GCACGCAACCTTTTAAAAAAGGCAAATGAAGAAGTATCAATCGAGCTTCTCAACAATATTGGTGTACTTCATTTTGAAAGAGGAGAATTTGAG CTTGCCCTACAAACTTTTAAAGAGGCTCTTGGTGATGGAATATGGCTCAAATTAATGGACACTGAACCACAATCTGACTCTATTGGTGATCCTATTAGAAACACATTATATCAACCGATTGATTCCAGTTTAGCTGCCCGAAAATACAAGGATATGCAATTGTTTCATAATCTTGAGAAAGATGGTATTTCGGTGGATCTACCATGGGATAAGATTACAACATTGTCCAACCTTGCTAGACTGTTTGAGCAGTTGCATAAAACTGAGACTGCTAGCTTATTGTACCGTTTGATCTTGTTTAAG TTTCCGGAGTATGTAGATGCTTACTTAAGGCTTGCTGCTATTGCTAAATCACGGAATAATGTTCCGTTAAGCATTGAACTG ATCCATGATGCACTGCAAGTAGATGACAAAAATCCGGATGCATTATGCATGCTGGGTGATTTGGAGCTTAAAAATGATGACTGGCTCAAGGCGAAAGATACCTTTCGTGCAGCAAAAGATGCATCTAATGGAAAAGATTCTTATGCTACTCTTTGTTTG GGGAACTGGAACTACTTTGCAGCAGTCAGATCTGAGAAAAGAGCTCCTAAGTTGGAAGCAACGCATCTGGAAAAAGCAAAGGAATTATACACAAAG GTTTTGATAGAGCATCCAGCTAATATGTATGCTGCCAATGGTGCTGGTGTGGTGTTAGCTGAAAAAGGTCAATTTGATATTGCAAAAGAGCTTTTTACACAG GTTCAAGAAGCTGCAAGTGGAAGTGTATTTGTCCAGATGCCAGATGTGTGGATAAATTTGGCACATGTTCATTTCGCTCAAGGCAATTTTTCATTGGCCATTAAAATG TATCAAAATTGCTTGCGCAAGTTTTATTACAACACAGACAGTCAAATTCTTCTGTATCTAGCACGTACGCATTATGAAGCGGAACAGTGGCAAGACTGTAAAAAGACTTTATTGAAAGCCATTCATCTAGCACCATCAAATTACACATTAAGATTCGACACTGGTGTCGCTCTGCAGAAATTCTCAGCATCAACATTGCAAAAAACAAAACGAACTGTTGATGAG GTGCGTGCAACGGTTGCCGAGCTTAAGAACGCTGTTCGTGTATTTAGTTTATTATCAGCAGCTTCAAATCTACAGTTCCATGGATTTGatgaaaagaaaattgaaactcaTGTTGGATATTGCAAGCATTTGCTTGAGGCTGCAAAAGTTCACTGTGatgctgctgagctggaagatCAACAAAATAGACATAGACTAGAGCTTGCTCGCCAAGCGGCGATACGTGAGGAAGAGAGTCGATTGGCTGAAGAACAGAAGAAAGTCAAG TTAGAAAAACGTAAACAAGAGGATGAGCTGAAGAAGGTGATGCAACAGGAACAACATCTGGAGCGTATTAAG GAACATTGGAAGAGTAGTGGGTCAAAGCGGAAAGATAGGGGTCAAAGCGGGGACGAGGAGGGTGGACAAGGTGAGAGAAGGAGAAGAAAAGGTAGCAGCAAAAAGAGGAAGAGAGACAAGAAAACAGAAACTCACATGGATGATCAAGATGAGTATGATGACGATAACGCCAACACAAATTATTATGAACCAGAGAATCAAGTCAATAACCAGGTCAATAATGATGAGGATGACCCACAGGATCTCCTTGCAGCTGCTGGCCTTGAAGATTCTGATGCAGATGACGACCCC GGTGCACCTTCTGCCGGTAGAAGAATACGAGGGTGGTCAGAATCTGAAGAGGACGAGCCAGAAAAGAGGCCACCTAACTCTAGTCCCGTTAGAGACAACTCAGTGGATATGCAACTAAGTGATGGAGATTAG
- the LOC110893666 gene encoding growth-regulating factor 1 isoform X2 produces the protein MMSTTAGEGVRNHSGRYPFTATQWQELEHQALVYKYMISGMPIPPDLLFTIKTSLDSSTKLLLHHQPPHPSSIGWNCFQMGFGRKIDPEPGRCRRTDGKKWRCSKEAYPDSKYCERHMHRGRNRSRKPVEVNMSSTPTPKTPPTAIPMIPSSICTKSPNYPSPNSHPLSSSSSDYYHNNNTTHLPSYSRPSSNVFTQDHFLLDSSPYMRKGYGMKEVIDEHSFFSESSGTIKTDSWQLEPLAMNNSSSKQTTFSDYHQNRYSYQQQQDPGYYDQQLALKIDRNDEPQKVMHHFFDEWPPNDDNNKDSSSTTQLSISIPSSARDFFLSHNAGDK, from the exons ATGATGAGTACAACAGCAGGTGAAGGTGTAAGGAATCATAGTGGAAGGTATCCCTTCACAGCCACTCAATGGCAAGAACTTGAACATCAAGCACTTGTTTACAAATACATGATCTCTGGTATGCCTATCCCCCCTGATCTGCTTTTCACCATCAAAACAAGTCTAGATTCTTCTACAAAGCTCCTCCTTCACCACCAGCCACCTCATCCCTCCTCAA TTGGATGGAACTGCTTCCAGATGGGATTTGGGAGAAAAATAGATCCAGAACCAGGAAGATGCAGAAGAACAGATGGTAAGAAATGGAGGTGTTCAAAAGAAGCCTATCCTGATTCAAAATACTGTGAAAGGCACATGCACAGAGGCAGAAACCGTTCAAGAAAGCCTGTGGAAGTCAACATGTCGTCAACACCAACACCCAAAACACCACCAACCGCCATTCCAATGATCCCATCTTCCATCTGTACCAAATCCCCAAATTACCCTTCTCCCAATTCACATCcactctcttcttcttcttctgactATTACCATAATAATAACACCACCCACCTTCCATCTTATTCTAGACCTTCTTCTAATGTTTTCACACAAGACCACTTCTTGTTGGATTCTAGCCCATACATGAG AAAGGGGTATGGGATGAAAGAGGTGATAGATGAGCACTCATTTTTCTCAGAATCTTCTGGAACCATCAAGACTGATTCTTGGCAATTGGAACCACTGGCTATGAACAATTCATCCTCAAAGCAAACAACTTTTTCTGATTATCATCAAAACAGATACTCATATCAACAACAGCAAGATCCAGGCTATTATGATCAACAACTGGCTTTGAAAATTGACAGAAATGATGAACCCCAGAAAGTAATGCACCATTTCTTTGATGAATGGCCACCAAATGATGATAATAACAAAGATTCTTCTTCCACTACTCAGCTCTCAATATCCATCCCCAGTTCTGCTCGTGATTTCTTCCTCTCACATAATGctggtg atAAATGA
- the LOC110893666 gene encoding growth-regulating factor 1 isoform X3 gives MMSTTAGEGVRNHSGRYPFTATQWQELEHQALVYKYMISGMPIPPDLLFTIKTSLDSSTKLLLHHQPPHPSSIGWNCFQMGFGRKIDPEPGRCRRTDGKKWRCSKEAYPDSKYCERHMHRGRNRSRKPVEVNMSSTPTPKTPPTAIPMIPSSICTKSPNYPSPNSHPLSSSSSDYYHNNNTTHLPSYSRPSSNVFTQDHFLLDSSPYMSRKGYGMKEVIDEHSFFSESSGTIKTDSWQLEPLAMNNSSSKQTTFSDYHQNRYSYQQQQDPGYYDQQLALKIDRNDEPQKVMHHFFDEWPPNDDNNKDSSSTTQLSISIPSSARDFFLSHNADK, from the exons ATGATGAGTACAACAGCAGGTGAAGGTGTAAGGAATCATAGTGGAAGGTATCCCTTCACAGCCACTCAATGGCAAGAACTTGAACATCAAGCACTTGTTTACAAATACATGATCTCTGGTATGCCTATCCCCCCTGATCTGCTTTTCACCATCAAAACAAGTCTAGATTCTTCTACAAAGCTCCTCCTTCACCACCAGCCACCTCATCCCTCCTCAA TTGGATGGAACTGCTTCCAGATGGGATTTGGGAGAAAAATAGATCCAGAACCAGGAAGATGCAGAAGAACAGATGGTAAGAAATGGAGGTGTTCAAAAGAAGCCTATCCTGATTCAAAATACTGTGAAAGGCACATGCACAGAGGCAGAAACCGTTCAAGAAAGCCTGTGGAAGTCAACATGTCGTCAACACCAACACCCAAAACACCACCAACCGCCATTCCAATGATCCCATCTTCCATCTGTACCAAATCCCCAAATTACCCTTCTCCCAATTCACATCcactctcttcttcttcttctgactATTACCATAATAATAACACCACCCACCTTCCATCTTATTCTAGACCTTCTTCTAATGTTTTCACACAAGACCACTTCTTGTTGGATTCTAGCCCATACATGAG CAGAAAGGGGTATGGGATGAAAGAGGTGATAGATGAGCACTCATTTTTCTCAGAATCTTCTGGAACCATCAAGACTGATTCTTGGCAATTGGAACCACTGGCTATGAACAATTCATCCTCAAAGCAAACAACTTTTTCTGATTATCATCAAAACAGATACTCATATCAACAACAGCAAGATCCAGGCTATTATGATCAACAACTGGCTTTGAAAATTGACAGAAATGATGAACCCCAGAAAGTAATGCACCATTTCTTTGATGAATGGCCACCAAATGATGATAATAACAAAGATTCTTCTTCCACTACTCAGCTCTCAATATCCATCCCCAGTTCTGCTCGTGATTTCTTCCTCTCACATAATGctg atAAATGA
- the LOC110893666 gene encoding growth-regulating factor 1 isoform X1 has translation MMSTTAGEGVRNHSGRYPFTATQWQELEHQALVYKYMISGMPIPPDLLFTIKTSLDSSTKLLLHHQPPHPSSIGWNCFQMGFGRKIDPEPGRCRRTDGKKWRCSKEAYPDSKYCERHMHRGRNRSRKPVEVNMSSTPTPKTPPTAIPMIPSSICTKSPNYPSPNSHPLSSSSSDYYHNNNTTHLPSYSRPSSNVFTQDHFLLDSSPYMSRKGYGMKEVIDEHSFFSESSGTIKTDSWQLEPLAMNNSSSKQTTFSDYHQNRYSYQQQQDPGYYDQQLALKIDRNDEPQKVMHHFFDEWPPNDDNNKDSSSTTQLSISIPSSARDFFLSHNAGDK, from the exons ATGATGAGTACAACAGCAGGTGAAGGTGTAAGGAATCATAGTGGAAGGTATCCCTTCACAGCCACTCAATGGCAAGAACTTGAACATCAAGCACTTGTTTACAAATACATGATCTCTGGTATGCCTATCCCCCCTGATCTGCTTTTCACCATCAAAACAAGTCTAGATTCTTCTACAAAGCTCCTCCTTCACCACCAGCCACCTCATCCCTCCTCAA TTGGATGGAACTGCTTCCAGATGGGATTTGGGAGAAAAATAGATCCAGAACCAGGAAGATGCAGAAGAACAGATGGTAAGAAATGGAGGTGTTCAAAAGAAGCCTATCCTGATTCAAAATACTGTGAAAGGCACATGCACAGAGGCAGAAACCGTTCAAGAAAGCCTGTGGAAGTCAACATGTCGTCAACACCAACACCCAAAACACCACCAACCGCCATTCCAATGATCCCATCTTCCATCTGTACCAAATCCCCAAATTACCCTTCTCCCAATTCACATCcactctcttcttcttcttctgactATTACCATAATAATAACACCACCCACCTTCCATCTTATTCTAGACCTTCTTCTAATGTTTTCACACAAGACCACTTCTTGTTGGATTCTAGCCCATACATGAG CAGAAAGGGGTATGGGATGAAAGAGGTGATAGATGAGCACTCATTTTTCTCAGAATCTTCTGGAACCATCAAGACTGATTCTTGGCAATTGGAACCACTGGCTATGAACAATTCATCCTCAAAGCAAACAACTTTTTCTGATTATCATCAAAACAGATACTCATATCAACAACAGCAAGATCCAGGCTATTATGATCAACAACTGGCTTTGAAAATTGACAGAAATGATGAACCCCAGAAAGTAATGCACCATTTCTTTGATGAATGGCCACCAAATGATGATAATAACAAAGATTCTTCTTCCACTACTCAGCTCTCAATATCCATCCCCAGTTCTGCTCGTGATTTCTTCCTCTCACATAATGctggtg atAAATGA